A stretch of DNA from Saccharomycodes ludwigii strain NBRC 1722 chromosome I, whole genome shotgun sequence:
AGGAAAGATTTTCGGGGTTAGATATTCCATTGATAACCAAAGAGTTACAAAATAGTATAACTGGGTATAGATTGACCAATATCTACAATATTGGTGATTCAACGAGACagtttttattgaaatttaataaaccCGATTCAAAATTTAACGTAATTGTTGATTGtggatttaaaatatacGTTACACAATTTACAAGACCTATTCCACCGCAACCATCAGGATTTGTCGTTAAACTAagaaaacatttaaaaagtaaGAGGTTGACTTCGGTCAGACAAATCGGGAAAGATAGAATAATTGTGTTTACATTTTCTGATGGATTATATCATTTggtttttgaatttttcaGCAAAGGGAATGTTATTTTGCTAGACTCTGaaagaaaagttttatttacaCAGAGAATTGTGGATGACCATGAATGCAATGTTGGAGATGTTTATCAACTTTTAAGTGATATAATTATAGGGAAGGAGGAAACAGAAGATAAGAAATTTACTGCAAATGTTATTTTGAGCTGGATCGATGATATGGAATTAAAATTGCAAAAGCAGCAAAAGGCATCATGTGATTCTAAAGTGAAAATACCATCTATTCATaagttattgtttttgaatgCGCCATACTTGTCTTCAGAACTAATTTTAAAGTACTTGAAATTGAATCACATAGAAGCTTCTGATCCGTGCTTGAAATTTAAAGGCGATGTTGAGAAATTAGCTTCTGTTTTAAATGAAACTGAAGCTGAGGTGAAAACTTTATTGACTACAAACAATGATGATTTTAAGGGATATATtgtttgcaaaaaaaatcccTTGTTTAGACAAGATGTAGACTCCCCTGAATTGGAGTATCTGTATGATCGTTTTGAGCCCTTTAAACCTATTTTAAGAGACGAAGATACTGCTGAGAACAGTATTTGGAAAATCGAAGAAGTTCCAGGGCCTTATAATATGACtgttgataaattttttagtaCTATTGAGTCATCTAGGTACGAGTTAAAAATTCAGCAACAGGAGCAACACGCTGCGaaagttattgaaaatGCCAAGCGTGCTAATGACACAAGAATACAGAAATTTGTTGATAATCAAAAGTTGAGCGAACTTAAAGGAAGTgttataattaataattctgACTTGGTCGAGAGTTGTAAGGGGGCAGTGTTGAGTCTGGTTGATCAGCAAATGGATTGGAATGCGATTGAGCAATTGATTAAGAGTGAAAAGGCCAAGAAAAACCCAATTGCCATGTTGATTAAATTACCGTtagatttgaaaaacaataagattaatattttattaccaaATATTGATGCTGAGAGTGAAACTGAGCTTGATTCTGACACTGATGATGAGacattaaacaaaaaagataatgCAAGCGGCTCCATTGAAGTCAATATTGATTTAGAATTATCGGCTTTTGCAAATGCTTCTcgatattttaatataaaaaaggaGAATAGGACCAAGCAGagtaaaattgaaaaaaaccaaaagaTGGCATTGAAAAACATTGAAAGGAAAGTTACCAAGGACTTACATCACAAATTGAAAGAACAACATGATGTATTAAAAAGACTCAGGAATCCTTATTTCTTTGAAAAGTATTATTGGTTTATATCTACCGAAGGGTATTTGGTTATGATGGGTAAAAGTGACCAAGAAACTGATCAGATATATAGTAAATATATCACCGATGAAGACATCTATATTACGTGTAACGATGTGGGAAGTGCTAAAAGAGCACCCCGagcttttattatcaatcaTACTAAAGATGAGGCTATTCCGCCAAACACTTTGATGCAGGCAGGTGTTTTGATTATTTCAGCTAGTGATGCTTGGTCTAAAAAAGTTAGTGGAGTTGCTTCTTGGTGGTGTAAATGTAAAAACATTTCTAAATTTGACCCACATGATAAAAATCGTGTTTTGGAAAGCGGTAGTTTTTCGATTTTGGATGAGGGGGGAAAGGGGTATTTGGCTCCTGTTCAAATGGTTATGGGTTTGGCGTTTATGTGGAAAGTAAAAACACACGAAAGTGATGGTATTTACATAAAGGAGGAAGATGGCATTCAAGAGGCGGATGAAGAAGACAAAGGAACACAGGACTTGCACGTAGCCCAAGAGAAAGAACAaattaatacaaataaacatcATGCTGAAGAACTTGAGGAGGGAAAAAGCTTTGCTGGAAGTGATAAACCTGAAATTGGAgagtataaaaataatgcaTACTTGCCTTCACCTTCTAAATCGGACTCAACTACTTTAGCTGCTACTGAAGTTTTAGAATTAAATAAGAATGTTCGGGGTAAACGAGGCAAATTGAAGaagatacaaaaaaaatatgcaGATCAAGATGAGGAGGAGAAAATGTTAAGATTGGATGCTTTAGGTACTTTAAAGGGAATTGcaaaagaacaagaaaaaatga
This window harbors:
- the RQC2 gene encoding Rqc2p (similar to Saccharomyces cerevisiae YPL009C | RQC2 | Ribosome Quality control Complex): MKERFSGLDIPLITKELQNSITGYRLTNIYNIGDSTRQFLLKFNKPDSKFNVIVDCGFKIYVTQFTRPIPPQPSGFVVKLRKHLKSKRLTSVRQIGKDRIIVFTFSDGLYHLVFEFFSKGNVILLDSERKVLFTQRIVDDHECNVGDVYQLLSDIIIGKEETEDKKFTANVILSWIDDMELKLQKQQKASCDSKVKIPSIHKLLFLNAPYLSSELILKYLKLNHIEASDPCLKFKGDVEKLASVLNETEAEVKTLLTTNNDDFKGYIVCKKNPLFRQDVDSPELEYLYDRFEPFKPILRDEDTAENSIWKIEEVPGPYNMTVDKFFSTIESSRYELKIQQQEQHAAKVIENAKRANDTRIQKFVDNQKLSELKGSVIINNSDLVESCKGAVLSLVDQQMDWNAIEQLIKSEKAKKNPIAMLIKLPLDLKNNKINILLPNIDAESETELDSDTDDETLNKKDNASGSIEVNIDLELSAFANASRYFNIKKENRTKQSKIEKNQKMALKNIERKVTKDLHHKLKEQHDVLKRLRNPYFFEKYYWFISTEGYLVMMGKSDQETDQIYSKYITDEDIYITCNDVGSAKRAPRAFIINHTKDEAIPPNTLMQAGVLIISASDAWSKKVSGVASWWCKCKNISKFDPHDKNRVLESGSFSILDEGGKGYLAPVQMVMGLAFMWKVKTHESDGIYIKEEDGIQEADEEDKGTQDLHVAQEKEQINTNKHHAEELEEGKSFAGSDKPEIGEYKNNAYLPSPSKSDSTTLAATEVLELNKNVRGKRGKLKKIQKKYADQDEEEKMLRLDALGTLKGIAKEQEKMNDKLQREHKREMKKEVRSKKLQLQALRFTENEKVTVFYDKIFAELKPKLENPNDLENLESIIPVFAPWSALNKYKYKVKILPGTGKKLKSINEILSYFLKRKVDPNSTDKDVDWEKEHELIKQLKDTELLPLLCVDKIKINIPSANNGQKGNNGTGIGKNSKKNKKKK